A stretch of Bordetella genomosp. 13 DNA encodes these proteins:
- a CDS encoding LysR family transcriptional regulator, translating into MSGIPPSRLAARLKVRHLSLLLAVARHGSLTRVAVDMGVSQPAATKALAEVEDIFGAPLFTRSRHGLQPTPLGELALVRARHLLQDLDQWTREVDALRSGHSAHLNIGAIPFVSGPLLTRAVSMLHHRHGVTVTLHRATTDQLVELLLRRDLDCVIGRAAGGGPDARAIWHELLYRQWPALIGHPRLVRRLLRGPPDWAELASMRWILPSPATPIGAMIAGLFVRAQVQPPTPMIETYSLDVIEGLIADDDRLVSIVPEDIAREMSRQGRVATAPWRFDWELPPISLIRRVREVPLQAETHFAQILRELCASEAIAPLPVQQ; encoded by the coding sequence ATGTCCGGGATACCGCCCAGCCGCCTGGCCGCCCGCCTCAAAGTCCGCCATCTCAGCCTGCTGCTCGCCGTGGCGCGCCATGGCTCGCTGACGCGCGTGGCCGTCGACATGGGCGTGAGCCAACCCGCTGCAACCAAGGCGCTGGCGGAGGTCGAAGACATCTTCGGAGCACCGCTGTTCACGCGTTCCCGCCATGGCCTGCAGCCTACGCCGCTGGGCGAACTGGCGCTGGTGCGCGCCCGCCACCTGCTGCAAGACCTGGACCAGTGGACCCGCGAGGTCGACGCGCTGCGCTCGGGCCATAGCGCCCATCTGAACATCGGCGCCATTCCGTTCGTTTCGGGGCCGCTGCTGACGCGCGCCGTATCGATGCTGCACCACCGCCACGGCGTCACGGTCACGCTGCATCGCGCCACCACGGACCAGTTGGTTGAACTGCTGCTGCGCCGCGACCTGGACTGTGTGATCGGACGCGCGGCGGGCGGCGGCCCGGACGCGCGCGCGATCTGGCATGAGCTGCTGTACCGGCAATGGCCAGCGCTGATCGGCCACCCCCGCCTGGTACGCCGGCTGCTGCGCGGCCCGCCCGACTGGGCCGAGCTTGCGTCGATGCGCTGGATCCTGCCCTCTCCCGCCACGCCCATCGGCGCGATGATCGCGGGGCTGTTCGTACGCGCGCAGGTGCAGCCGCCCACGCCGATGATCGAAACCTATTCTTTGGACGTGATCGAAGGGCTGATCGCCGACGACGATCGGCTGGTGTCCATCGTGCCCGAGGACATCGCGCGCGAAATGTCGCGGCAAGGGCGGGTGGCCACCGCGCCCTGGCGCTTCGACTGGGAACTGCCGCCCATAAGCCTTATCCGCCGGGTGCGCGAGGTGCCGCTTCAGGCCGAGACGCACTTCGCGCAGATTCTGCGAGAACTCTGCGCCAGCGAGGCGATCGCCCCCTTGCCTGTGCAACAATAG
- a CDS encoding glycosyltransferase family 9 protein, with translation MTEISCLYLRLPNWVGDVCMSLPTVRLLQATGIPLVLCARPWAQDLLAGVEKQGFVPMRGKWRADRAAVAAHRRGLGARAKDTRGILLPDSLSSAAVFRLAGVPSAGYRDDGRSLLLRWPLAKPPAGLHAVQSWHHLARSALRLWNLPQGPAEPDRLLDLPLTEAHRQAAEAALRDSGLADKPLVLIAPTATGLHRGKVKVWPEFDGLTRALQADGHAVAMCPPPAEAEQARRNAPTAQVLPPLSLGAFAALAARAALVVCNDSGVSHVAAAVGARQLTLFGVTQPQRTGPWSPDAICLGSDGNWPSLAEVRTQVRTLLSR, from the coding sequence ATGACCGAGATTTCCTGTCTGTACCTGAGATTGCCCAACTGGGTGGGCGACGTCTGCATGAGCCTGCCCACTGTGCGCCTGCTGCAGGCCACCGGCATTCCCCTGGTACTGTGCGCCCGGCCGTGGGCGCAGGATCTGCTGGCCGGCGTGGAAAAACAGGGCTTCGTGCCTATGCGCGGCAAATGGCGCGCAGACCGGGCGGCCGTGGCGGCGCACCGGCGCGGGCTGGGCGCGCGGGCGAAGGACACACGCGGAATACTGCTGCCCGACTCGCTGTCCAGCGCGGCGGTGTTCAGGCTTGCTGGCGTGCCCAGCGCCGGCTACCGCGACGACGGCCGCAGCCTGCTGCTGCGCTGGCCGCTGGCCAAGCCGCCGGCGGGGCTGCACGCTGTGCAATCCTGGCATCATCTCGCGCGCAGTGCTCTGCGACTTTGGAATCTGCCGCAAGGTCCGGCCGAACCCGACCGGCTGCTCGACCTGCCGCTGACCGAGGCGCATCGCCAGGCGGCCGAGGCGGCGCTGCGTGACAGCGGCCTGGCAGACAAGCCCCTGGTGCTGATCGCACCCACGGCCACCGGCCTGCATCGGGGCAAGGTCAAGGTATGGCCAGAGTTCGACGGCCTGACCCGCGCGCTGCAGGCGGACGGCCATGCCGTCGCCATGTGTCCGCCGCCCGCCGAGGCCGAGCAGGCGCGCCGCAACGCTCCCACCGCGCAAGTATTGCCCCCGCTGTCGCTGGGTGCATTCGCCGCGCTGGCGGCCCGCGCGGCGCTGGTGGTGTGCAACGACTCGGGCGTGTCCCACGTGGCCGCCGCCGTCGGCGCGCGGCAACTGACGCTGTTCGGCGTCACGCAGCCGCAGCGCACGGGCCCCTGGTCGCCTGACGCAATCTGCCTGGGCTCCGATGGGAACTGGCCAAGCTTGGCCGAGGTCCGAACCCAGGTCCGTACGCTGCTGAGCAGATAA
- a CDS encoding YdcF family protein → MAISSFLTNLIIPLNLCLTLVALGLVLGLFRLRRTGATLAAAGVIWAAAWSLPATSLWLGGALEQRYAHVPPAQMPTADAIVVLGGNTANGRANWFLPYDRETAVVRVDTATELYKAGRAPTVLLSGGALEGDVSEARGMAYQMRQNGVPDTALILENSSRTTYENAALTETTLKQHEIRTVLLVTSALHMPRAMAAFAKQGVQTIAAPAPPQIVLPPDGSVHPWVPNERALDASRSIIKEYAGLFVYWLRGWV, encoded by the coding sequence ATGGCTATATCGTCTTTTCTCACCAACCTGATCATTCCCCTGAATCTCTGCCTGACGCTGGTTGCCCTGGGACTGGTGCTGGGACTCTTCCGACTGCGGCGCACGGGCGCGACCCTGGCCGCAGCCGGCGTCATCTGGGCCGCCGCGTGGTCTCTGCCCGCCACCTCGCTGTGGCTGGGCGGCGCGCTGGAACAGCGGTACGCCCACGTGCCGCCCGCGCAGATGCCGACCGCCGACGCCATCGTGGTGCTGGGCGGCAACACCGCCAACGGCCGCGCCAACTGGTTCCTGCCCTACGACCGCGAGACCGCGGTGGTCCGCGTGGACACCGCGACAGAGCTGTACAAGGCCGGCCGCGCGCCGACGGTGCTGCTGTCGGGCGGCGCGCTGGAGGGCGACGTCAGCGAGGCCCGCGGCATGGCCTACCAGATGCGGCAGAACGGCGTGCCCGACACCGCCCTGATCCTGGAGAACTCGAGCCGCACGACCTACGAAAATGCGGCGCTGACCGAGACCACACTCAAGCAGCACGAGATCCGGACGGTATTGCTGGTCACGTCTGCGCTGCACATGCCGCGCGCGATGGCGGCGTTCGCCAAGCAGGGCGTGCAGACCATCGCCGCCCCCGCCCCTCCGCAGATCGTCCTGCCGCCCGACGGCTCGGTGCATCCGTGGGTGCCCAACGAGCGCGCGCTGGACGCCAGCCGGTCCATCATCAAGGAGTACGCCGGCCTGTTCGTGTATTGGCTGCGCGGTTGGGTGTGA
- a CDS encoding gamma-glutamyltransferase family protein produces the protein MSTSFTTRPEIRGTFGVVSSTHWLASQTAMSVLERGGNAFDAAVAGGFVLQIVEPHLNGPGGEVPILFWSESERRMRALCGQGPAPALASAAWFRNQGHHLVPGIGLLPAVVPGAFGAWLTLLRDYGTWELQDVLQPAIDYARNGFPLVPRIVQAVISVQELFRTEWTSSAEVWLPDGRAPHPERLFRTPAVASTYARLVDEAGRGAGSRAQRLDAAIALWYRGFVARAIDDYYRNAEVRDCTGERHRGLLRYEDMAAWQARYDEPVTAQYGRHTVAKCGVWSQGPVFLQQLAMLRHLGIEGLDAAGPEFVHRIAESAKLAFADRLAWYGDPDHADVPLQALLDDAYARERAALVGREASRELRPGQPGGRAPILPDLSASERALAQADTRFGVGEPTFAPLPPVHEWAQREIFVGDTCHIDVIDRHGNMVAATPSGGWLSSSPAVPGLGFSISTRLQMTWLDEGLPGTLQPGKRPCTTLSPGLALRDGEPYMAFGTPGGDQQDQWTVGFFLRHAALGMNLQEAIDAPSWHVDHFPGSFWPRATTLNRLTVEGRFPEATLQALRQAGHDLRVGQPWSEGRISVCTRESVAGGGLLLRAAANPRGMQSYAVGR, from the coding sequence ATGTCTACTTCCTTCACCACCCGTCCCGAGATCCGGGGCACCTTCGGCGTCGTCTCTTCCACTCATTGGCTCGCCTCGCAGACGGCCATGAGCGTGCTGGAACGCGGCGGCAATGCGTTCGACGCCGCGGTGGCCGGGGGCTTTGTGCTGCAGATCGTCGAGCCGCATCTGAACGGGCCCGGCGGCGAGGTGCCGATCCTGTTCTGGAGCGAATCCGAGCGCCGCATGCGGGCGCTGTGCGGGCAGGGACCCGCGCCGGCGCTTGCGTCCGCGGCGTGGTTCCGCAACCAGGGTCATCATCTGGTGCCCGGCATCGGCCTGCTGCCCGCCGTAGTGCCGGGCGCGTTCGGGGCCTGGCTGACGCTGCTTCGCGATTACGGCACCTGGGAATTGCAGGACGTATTGCAACCGGCCATCGATTACGCGCGCAACGGCTTTCCGCTGGTGCCGCGCATCGTGCAGGCCGTCATTTCCGTGCAGGAACTGTTTCGCACCGAATGGACCAGTTCGGCCGAGGTCTGGCTTCCCGATGGCCGCGCGCCGCATCCCGAGCGCCTGTTCCGCACGCCCGCGGTGGCCTCCACCTATGCCCGGCTGGTCGACGAAGCGGGACGAGGCGCGGGCAGCCGCGCCCAGCGCCTGGATGCCGCCATCGCGCTTTGGTATCGCGGGTTCGTGGCGCGCGCCATCGACGACTATTACCGCAATGCCGAGGTCCGGGATTGCACCGGCGAGCGTCATCGCGGTCTGCTGCGCTACGAGGACATGGCCGCCTGGCAGGCCCGCTACGACGAGCCGGTGACCGCACAGTATGGGCGCCACACGGTGGCCAAGTGCGGCGTGTGGTCGCAAGGGCCGGTTTTCCTCCAGCAACTGGCCATGCTGCGCCATCTCGGCATCGAGGGCCTGGATGCCGCAGGTCCCGAGTTCGTGCATCGCATCGCCGAATCGGCCAAGCTGGCATTCGCGGACCGGCTGGCCTGGTACGGCGACCCGGATCACGCCGACGTGCCGCTGCAGGCCTTGCTGGACGATGCCTATGCACGCGAACGGGCCGCGCTGGTGGGCCGCGAGGCGTCGCGCGAACTGCGGCCCGGGCAGCCGGGCGGTCGGGCGCCCATCCTGCCAGACCTGTCCGCCAGCGAGCGCGCATTGGCGCAGGCCGATACCCGCTTCGGTGTCGGCGAGCCCACATTCGCGCCGCTGCCGCCCGTGCACGAGTGGGCGCAGCGGGAGATCTTCGTCGGGGACACCTGCCACATCGACGTGATTGACCGACACGGCAACATGGTCGCCGCCACGCCTTCGGGCGGCTGGCTGTCGTCCAGCCCCGCGGTGCCGGGACTGGGCTTCTCCATTTCTACGCGCCTGCAGATGACCTGGCTGGACGAGGGCCTGCCCGGCACGCTGCAACCCGGCAAGCGGCCGTGCACGACCTTGTCTCCCGGCCTGGCGCTGCGCGACGGCGAGCCCTATATGGCGTTCGGCACGCCCGGCGGCGACCAGCAGGACCAGTGGACAGTGGGGTTCTTCCTGCGTCATGCCGCGCTGGGCATGAACCTGCAAGAGGCCATCGACGCGCCGTCCTGGCACGTCGACCATTTCCCGGGATCCTTCTGGCCGCGCGCCACGACGCTGAATCGCCTGACCGTGGAAGGGCGGTTTCCCGAGGCCACCCTGCAGGCTCTGCGGCAGGCCGGCCACGACCTGCGCGTCGGCCAGCCGTGGTCCGAAGGGCGCATCAGCGTGTGCACGCGTGAGTCCGTCGCCGGCGGCGGGCTGCTGCTGCGCGCCGCCGCCAATCCGCGCGGCATGCAGAGCTATGCCGTGGGCCGTTGA
- the dnaE gene encoding DNA polymerase III subunit alpha, protein MSDVAVSPPAFVHLRVHSEFSVVDGLVRIPDLIKRVAKLGQPAVALTDLANLFGLIKFYKGARGAGVKPIAGCDAWLANDDDPDKPFRVLLLVRNHSGYLSLCELLTQAFLTNQSTGRAELRREWLQGRQGLIVLSGGRAGDVGQALEAGNAVSALSLARQWAHMFPGAYYIELQRAGLDGDETYTQAAMRLAAEAGLPVVATHPVQFLDRDDFQAHEARVCIAEGQVLANPRRVRRFSPDQYLLSSEEMAQRFADVPSALANSVEIARRCNLTLVLGKPRLPNFPTPEGVSLDDYLVQLSEQGLEKRLAFLFPDEAERNAKREQYYERLRWECKTIIQMGFPGYFLIVQDFINWGKNNGVPVGPGRGSGAGSLVAYALGITDLDPIRYDLLFERFLNPERVSMPDFDIDFCQDNRERVIDYVKEKYGRDAVSQIATFGTLGAKAVVRDAGRVLDMPYMFCDQLSKLIPFNPADPWTLDRTLKDEPAFKERYEQEEEVRGLVDLARPLEGLTRNIGMHAGGVLIAPGKLTDFCPLYCQPGQENSAVSQYDKDDVEAAGLVKFDFLGLRNLTILDWAVRYVRQFNESKRDFDIMALALDDQAAYRVLCEANTTAVFQLESRGMKELLKKLKPSNFEDIIAMLALYRPGPLESGMVEDFVNRKHGRAQVDYFHPDLEGTLKSTYGVIVYQEQVMLISQIIGGYSLGGADLLRRAMGKKKPEEMAKHRELFEKGAREKGHDPDLAVKLFDLMEKFAGYGFNKSHSAAYALIAYQTAWLKAYHPTEFLAATLSSDMDDTDKVQTFVRDAQANGVAVLPPDVNASGYRFEPVADEHTAKGKPPRTMRYGLGAVKGTGQGAVEEILRARAADGPFQNLFDFCRRVDKHAVNRRTIEALIRAGAFDSIEPNRAALLGSVGTAMEAAEQAARSANQVSLFGDDSSDVVASELAKVPPWNLHAKLTEEKSALGYYFSGHLFDHWRDEVRRIVPMQLARVEPQRDLQWMCGVLAGVRVMMTRRGKMVFAVLDDGTAQLEISIFNELYEKHRNRLREDQLLIVQGKVSNDDYSGGMRIVADQLYDLQLAREARARSLRVRLNGQADANRLHQMLNPFRAEPENGVPGVPVDIVYQKDDFQCTMRLGDEWRVRMADTLLDNLAAWARPDGVEITY, encoded by the coding sequence ATGTCCGATGTCGCCGTTTCGCCCCCCGCCTTCGTCCACCTGCGCGTCCATTCCGAGTTCTCGGTGGTGGACGGCCTGGTGCGCATTCCCGACCTGATCAAGCGCGTGGCCAAGCTCGGCCAGCCGGCCGTGGCGCTCACCGACCTGGCCAACCTCTTCGGGCTGATCAAGTTCTACAAGGGCGCGCGCGGCGCCGGCGTCAAGCCCATCGCGGGATGCGACGCCTGGCTGGCCAACGACGACGATCCCGACAAGCCCTTCCGCGTCCTGCTGCTGGTGCGCAATCACAGCGGCTACCTCAGCCTGTGCGAGCTGCTCACGCAGGCTTTCCTCACCAACCAGTCCACGGGCCGCGCCGAGCTGCGCCGCGAATGGCTGCAAGGACGCCAGGGACTGATCGTGCTGTCCGGCGGTCGCGCGGGCGACGTCGGCCAGGCGCTCGAGGCCGGCAACGCCGTGTCGGCCCTGTCGCTGGCGCGCCAATGGGCCCACATGTTCCCGGGCGCGTACTACATCGAGCTGCAGCGCGCGGGCCTGGATGGCGACGAGACCTATACCCAGGCAGCCATGCGCCTGGCCGCCGAGGCCGGCCTGCCCGTCGTGGCCACGCATCCGGTGCAGTTCCTCGACCGCGACGACTTCCAGGCGCACGAGGCGCGGGTCTGTATCGCCGAAGGACAGGTGCTGGCCAATCCGCGCCGGGTGCGGCGCTTCTCGCCCGACCAATACCTGCTCAGCTCCGAAGAAATGGCGCAGCGCTTTGCCGACGTGCCGTCGGCGCTGGCCAACAGCGTCGAGATCGCGCGCCGCTGCAACCTGACGCTGGTGCTGGGCAAGCCCAGGCTGCCCAACTTTCCCACGCCGGAAGGCGTGTCGCTGGACGACTATCTCGTGCAGCTGTCCGAGCAGGGCCTGGAGAAGCGCCTGGCCTTCCTGTTCCCGGACGAGGCCGAGCGTAATGCCAAGCGCGAGCAGTACTACGAACGCCTGCGCTGGGAGTGCAAGACCATCATCCAGATGGGCTTCCCGGGCTACTTCCTCATCGTTCAGGACTTCATCAACTGGGGCAAGAACAACGGCGTGCCGGTGGGCCCGGGGCGGGGCTCGGGCGCCGGCTCGCTGGTGGCCTATGCGCTGGGCATCACCGACCTCGACCCCATCCGCTACGACCTGCTCTTCGAACGCTTCCTGAATCCCGAGCGCGTGTCGATGCCCGACTTCGACATCGACTTCTGCCAGGACAACCGCGAACGCGTCATCGACTACGTGAAGGAGAAATACGGCCGCGACGCCGTCAGCCAGATCGCCACCTTCGGCACGCTGGGCGCCAAGGCCGTGGTGCGGGATGCCGGCCGGGTGCTGGACATGCCCTACATGTTCTGCGACCAGCTTTCCAAGCTCATCCCGTTCAATCCCGCCGATCCCTGGACGCTGGACCGCACGCTGAAAGACGAACCGGCGTTCAAGGAACGCTACGAGCAGGAAGAGGAAGTGCGCGGGCTGGTCGACCTGGCGCGGCCGCTCGAAGGCCTGACCCGCAACATCGGCATGCACGCGGGCGGCGTGCTCATCGCCCCGGGCAAGCTCACCGACTTCTGCCCGCTGTACTGCCAGCCGGGCCAGGAGAACAGCGCGGTCTCGCAGTACGACAAGGACGACGTCGAGGCCGCCGGCCTGGTCAAGTTCGACTTCCTGGGCCTGCGCAACCTCACCATTCTCGATTGGGCCGTGCGCTACGTGCGCCAGTTCAACGAATCGAAGCGCGACTTCGACATCATGGCGCTGGCGCTGGACGACCAGGCCGCCTACCGCGTGCTGTGCGAGGCCAACACCACCGCGGTGTTCCAGCTGGAATCGCGCGGCATGAAAGAGCTGCTGAAGAAGCTCAAGCCCAGCAACTTCGAAGACATCATCGCCATGCTGGCCCTGTATCGCCCGGGGCCGCTCGAATCGGGCATGGTGGAAGACTTCGTCAACCGCAAGCACGGCCGCGCGCAGGTGGATTACTTCCACCCCGACCTGGAAGGCACCCTGAAGAGCACCTACGGGGTCATCGTCTACCAGGAACAGGTGATGCTGATCTCGCAGATCATCGGCGGCTACTCGCTGGGCGGCGCCGACCTGCTGCGGCGCGCCATGGGCAAGAAAAAGCCCGAGGAAATGGCCAAGCACCGCGAACTGTTCGAGAAGGGCGCGCGCGAGAAGGGCCATGATCCCGACCTGGCGGTCAAGCTGTTCGACCTGATGGAGAAGTTCGCCGGGTACGGCTTCAACAAGTCGCACTCGGCCGCGTACGCGCTCATCGCTTACCAGACCGCGTGGCTCAAGGCCTATCATCCCACCGAGTTCCTGGCCGCCACCCTGTCGTCCGACATGGACGACACGGACAAGGTGCAGACCTTCGTGCGCGACGCCCAGGCCAACGGCGTGGCGGTGCTTCCGCCCGACGTCAACGCCTCCGGCTATCGCTTCGAACCGGTGGCCGACGAGCACACCGCCAAGGGCAAGCCGCCTCGCACCATGCGCTATGGGCTGGGAGCGGTGAAGGGCACGGGCCAGGGGGCCGTCGAAGAGATCCTGCGCGCCCGTGCGGCCGACGGGCCCTTCCAGAACCTGTTCGATTTCTGCCGCCGCGTCGACAAGCACGCGGTCAATCGCCGCACCATCGAGGCGCTGATCCGGGCCGGCGCCTTCGACAGCATCGAGCCCAATCGAGCAGCCCTGCTGGGCTCGGTGGGCACCGCCATGGAGGCGGCCGAGCAGGCGGCGCGCAGCGCCAACCAGGTCTCGCTGTTCGGCGACGACAGCAGCGACGTGGTCGCCAGCGAACTCGCCAAGGTGCCGCCCTGGAACCTGCACGCCAAGCTCACCGAGGAAAAGAGCGCGCTGGGCTACTACTTCAGCGGCCATCTGTTCGATCATTGGCGCGACGAAGTGCGCCGCATCGTGCCCATGCAGCTGGCGCGCGTCGAGCCGCAGCGCGACCTCCAATGGATGTGCGGGGTGCTGGCCGGCGTGCGCGTCATGATGACTCGCCGCGGCAAGATGGTGTTCGCCGTGCTGGACGACGGCACCGCCCAGCTCGAGATCTCCATCTTCAACGAGTTGTACGAAAAGCACCGCAATCGCCTGCGCGAAGACCAGCTGCTCATTGTTCAGGGCAAGGTCAGCAACGATGATTACTCTGGCGGCATGCGCATCGTCGCCGACCAGCTGTACGACCTGCAGCTGGCGCGCGAAGCGCGGGCGCGCTCGCTGCGGGTCCGGCTCAATGGCCAGGCCGATGCGAACCGCCTGCACCAGATGCTCAATCCCTTCCGCGCCGAACCCGAGAACGGCGTGCCCGGCGTACCGGTCGACATCGTCTACCAAAAGGACGACTTCCAATGCACGATGCGCCTCGGCGATGAGTGGCGCGTGCGTATGGCCGATACACTGCTGGATAACCTGGCTGCGTGGGCCAGGCCGGACGGGGTCGAGATCACGTACTAG
- a CDS encoding Bug family tripartite tricarboxylate transporter substrate binding protein, with amino-acid sequence MAFSFIRKVLSALTLAAAAGLPAAAHADWPDRPITLIVPWAAGGSTDILARLLSEHLSVSLGQPVPVENRSGASGNIGSNAVARAKPDGYTLLVGSMSTHTMNQAMFKTMPFDGVKDFTPIAELALVTNTMVVSASVPATTVAEFIAYAKARPGQIAYASAGAGSTNHLSAALFEKSTGISMTHVPYRGGAPAVLDTAADRTQLLFSAGTQTLPHVQSGKLKLLAVTESQRSKLLPDVPTVAETVPGYELAVWYGAFGPAGMPAEVVKRLSREINAILAKPEVIKKMGDMGVEVRQSTPQSFAATLQRDADKYGKLVRELGITME; translated from the coding sequence ATGGCTTTTTCCTTTATACGCAAGGTCTTGTCCGCATTGACGCTGGCCGCCGCCGCGGGGCTGCCTGCCGCGGCGCACGCGGACTGGCCCGACCGCCCGATCACACTGATCGTGCCCTGGGCCGCGGGCGGCTCCACCGACATCCTGGCCCGCCTGCTTTCCGAGCACTTGAGCGTCTCGCTCGGCCAGCCGGTGCCCGTCGAGAACCGCTCGGGCGCCTCGGGCAACATCGGTTCGAACGCCGTGGCGCGCGCCAAGCCCGACGGCTACACGCTGCTGGTCGGCTCGATGAGCACGCACACCATGAACCAGGCGATGTTCAAGACCATGCCGTTCGACGGTGTGAAGGACTTCACGCCCATCGCGGAACTGGCACTGGTCACCAACACGATGGTCGTCAGCGCATCGGTGCCGGCGACGACCGTCGCGGAGTTCATTGCCTACGCCAAGGCGCGTCCCGGCCAGATCGCCTACGCGTCGGCGGGAGCGGGATCCACCAATCACCTCAGCGCGGCCCTGTTCGAGAAGTCCACGGGCATCTCGATGACGCACGTGCCATATCGCGGCGGCGCGCCCGCCGTGCTCGACACCGCGGCCGATCGCACCCAGCTGCTGTTCAGCGCAGGCACGCAGACGCTGCCCCACGTGCAATCGGGCAAGCTCAAGCTGCTGGCCGTGACCGAATCGCAGCGCTCCAAGCTGCTGCCCGACGTGCCCACCGTGGCCGAAACCGTGCCCGGCTATGAACTGGCCGTGTGGTACGGCGCCTTCGGGCCGGCCGGCATGCCCGCCGAGGTCGTGAAGCGCCTGAGCCGCGAGATCAACGCGATCCTCGCCAAGCCCGAAGTGATCAAGAAAATGGGTGACATGGGCGTCGAGGTGCGCCAGTCCACGCCGCAGTCCTTCGCCGCCACCCTGCAGAGGGACGCCGACAAGTACGGCAAGCTGGTGCGCGAGCTGGGCATCACGATGGAGTGA
- a CDS encoding GAF domain-containing protein produces MAVALADLLPGLDALARAHDDADRAALCAAVDAQVRPVLGHTLCTVNRYDPERMALTRLYSSNPLAYPPGGGKDKRGTPWGRHVLLERRLFVGEGVQAIRQAFDDHAAIEALGLRSVINVPLVARGACLGTLNFLMPWERVGDDRIAAARLAGLLVLPVLLAMP; encoded by the coding sequence ATGGCCGTCGCCCTTGCCGATCTGCTGCCGGGTCTCGACGCGCTGGCCCGGGCCCACGACGATGCCGATCGCGCGGCCCTGTGCGCCGCCGTCGACGCGCAGGTTCGTCCGGTGCTCGGCCATACTTTGTGCACGGTCAACCGGTACGACCCCGAACGCATGGCGCTGACACGCCTGTACAGTTCGAACCCGCTGGCCTACCCGCCCGGCGGCGGCAAGGACAAGCGCGGCACGCCGTGGGGGCGCCACGTGCTGCTGGAGCGGCGGTTGTTCGTCGGCGAGGGCGTGCAGGCCATCCGGCAGGCCTTCGACGACCACGCCGCGATCGAGGCGCTGGGCCTGCGTTCGGTCATCAACGTGCCCCTCGTGGCGCGCGGCGCGTGCCTGGGCACGCTCAACTTTCTGATGCCCTGGGAACGCGTGGGCGACGACCGGATTGCGGCGGCGCGGCTGGCCGGGCTGCTGGTTCTGCCGGTCCTGCTTGCGATGCCCTGA
- a CDS encoding YkgJ family cysteine cluster protein — protein sequence MDMATSALACRPGCGACCIAPSITRPIPGMPQGKPAGVPCVQLLADMRCALFGRPERPDFCGGLQPQAEMCGPDREHAVAWLAQLERDTAPR from the coding sequence ATGGACATGGCAACGAGCGCGCTGGCCTGCCGACCCGGCTGCGGCGCCTGCTGCATCGCGCCGTCCATCACCCGGCCGATTCCGGGCATGCCGCAGGGCAAGCCGGCGGGTGTTCCTTGCGTGCAATTGTTGGCCGACATGCGGTGCGCGTTGTTCGGGCGGCCTGAGCGGCCGGACTTCTGTGGAGGCTTGCAGCCGCAGGCCGAGATGTGCGGGCCTGATCGCGAGCATGCCGTGGCGTGGCTGGCGCAGTTGGAGCGGGATACGGCGCCGCGGTGA
- a CDS encoding polysaccharide deacetylase family protein, translated as MNNAPSVPVLMYHHVMPQHTRLSVQTSNFERQIASLARRGYTSLTTRQFADYLQGGSVPAKSVLITFDDGYLDNWIYAHPVLQRYGMHAVLFVITRWIGDGPVRPHAGQGEPLPPSPDHAECTRLVEAGRHDEVALRWSELRAMQEAGTFEIHSHTHTHTRWDQVCGSDVVAKRRHVAQELAEAKALLERNLGPTADHLCWPQGYFDADYVAEARAAGLRHLYTTDAFGQNKPGSDPGHIYRFAVRDSGPGYFHQRIWVNRNTLIGPAYLAFKAWRRQLRNRAAQRGGAAAV; from the coding sequence ATGAATAACGCACCCAGCGTGCCGGTGCTGATGTATCACCACGTCATGCCCCAGCACACGAGGCTCTCCGTGCAGACCTCGAACTTCGAGCGTCAGATCGCCAGTCTCGCGCGGCGCGGCTACACCTCCTTGACCACGCGGCAGTTCGCCGACTACCTGCAAGGCGGTTCCGTCCCGGCCAAGTCCGTGCTGATCACCTTCGACGACGGCTATCTCGACAATTGGATCTACGCGCATCCCGTGCTGCAGCGCTATGGCATGCATGCGGTGCTGTTCGTCATCACCCGATGGATAGGCGACGGCCCCGTGCGGCCGCATGCCGGCCAGGGGGAACCCCTGCCGCCATCGCCCGACCATGCCGAATGCACTCGTCTCGTCGAGGCAGGCCGTCACGACGAGGTAGCCCTGCGCTGGAGCGAACTTCGCGCCATGCAAGAGGCCGGCACCTTCGAGATCCATTCGCACACCCACACCCATACCCGCTGGGACCAAGTCTGCGGCTCCGACGTCGTGGCGAAGCGTCGCCACGTCGCCCAGGAACTGGCCGAAGCGAAGGCGCTGCTCGAACGCAATCTGGGTCCCACCGCTGATCACCTGTGTTGGCCGCAAGGCTATTTCGATGCCGACTACGTGGCCGAGGCCCGCGCCGCCGGCCTGCGGCACCTGTACACGACGGACGCCTTCGGCCAGAACAAGCCCGGCAGCGATCCCGGACACATCTATCGTTTCGCGGTACGCGACAGCGGGCCCGGTTATTTCCACCAGCGCATCTGGGTGAACCGCAATACCCTGATCGGCCCCGCCTACCTTGCATTCAAGGCCTGGCGCCGGCAGCTACGGAACCGTGCAGCGCAGCGGGGTGGGGCGGCTGCGGTTTGA